The following proteins are co-located in the [Pasteurella] mairii genome:
- the dnaB1 gene encoding replicative DNA helicase, with amino-acid sequence MGKEKNSSPELYSVESESAVIGGLLIKPEYFDDVGAILKAQDFYLIQHRYIFEAISELAHKNKAIDMLTLSELLKEKACLDEVGGLAYLAEMVNSTPSASNLITYANLVKRYSKQRQFLALGQFILGEMRTPKNAEQLDELAERIEKQYTEISLSQQDKSAVNLSEVFGELFDRMEISTLNADPVTGTPLGIQQIDELTTGGQPGELIIIAARPAMGKTALSLTAATSILDKLDGSVFYFSQEMPADQLLQRLMAMKSRVSLQKIRRATELKEEDWSKLSDSVGRIQQDWNKRLIIDDEGALTIPRLRSKVRQYSRQYGLPAAVFIDYLQLMRGTGRVENRHLEITQISGALKVLAKELGCPVYALSQLNRSLEQRTNKRPVNADLRESGSLEQDADVILFIYRDEVYHPESVDRGLAEIIIGKQRNGPLGSVKCRFYGEFSLFENEMNLDGYRYEY; translated from the coding sequence ATGGGTAAAGAGAAGAACTCGTCACCGGAATTATATTCTGTGGAATCAGAAAGTGCGGTGATTGGTGGTTTATTAATAAAGCCGGAATATTTTGATGATGTTGGCGCAATATTAAAGGCGCAGGATTTTTATTTAATTCAACATCGCTATATTTTTGAAGCTATCAGTGAGTTGGCCCATAAAAATAAAGCGATTGACATGTTGACATTATCAGAACTGCTCAAAGAAAAAGCTTGCTTAGATGAGGTTGGCGGTTTAGCTTATTTAGCTGAAATGGTAAATAGTACTCCATCAGCCTCCAATCTTATTACTTATGCAAACCTCGTTAAACGGTACAGCAAGCAACGTCAATTTCTAGCCTTAGGACAATTTATTCTTGGTGAAATGCGTACCCCAAAAAATGCAGAACAGCTTGATGAGCTTGCGGAGCGTATTGAAAAGCAATATACCGAGATTTCCTTAAGTCAACAGGATAAAAGTGCGGTGAATTTATCGGAGGTCTTCGGTGAGCTCTTTGACAGGATGGAGATATCCACGCTAAACGCGGATCCCGTGACCGGTACACCTTTGGGGATTCAGCAAATAGATGAATTAACTACCGGTGGGCAACCGGGAGAGCTCATTATTATCGCAGCACGTCCTGCAATGGGTAAAACAGCACTTTCACTTACAGCTGCGACAAGTATTTTAGATAAATTGGACGGGTCTGTGTTTTATTTCAGTCAGGAAATGCCGGCAGATCAACTTTTACAGCGTTTGATGGCGATGAAATCAAGGGTAAGCCTGCAAAAGATTCGCCGAGCGACAGAGCTTAAGGAAGAAGATTGGAGCAAACTTTCTGACTCAGTGGGACGTATCCAACAAGACTGGAACAAGCGCTTAATTATTGATGATGAAGGGGCATTAACGATCCCTCGATTACGCAGTAAAGTACGTCAATATAGCCGACAATATGGCTTGCCTGCGGCGGTTTTCATTGATTATCTCCAATTAATGCGAGGCACAGGCAGAGTAGAAAACCGACATCTTGAAATCACTCAAATTTCGGGGGCATTGAAGGTTTTAGCCAAAGAATTGGGATGCCCTGTTTATGCCCTTTCACAGCTCAATCGTAGTTTAGAACAACGCACCAATAAACGCCCTGTCAATGCGGATTTACGCGAATCAGGCTCGCTTGAGCAAGATGCTGATGTGATCTTATTTATCTATCGTGATGAGGTGTATCACCCAGAAAGTGTAGATCGAGGGTTGGCTGAAATTATTATCGGAAAACAGCGTAATGGACCATTAGGAAGTGTGAAATGCCGTTTTTATGGTGAGTTTAGTTTATTTGAAAATGAAATGAATTTAGATGGATATCGCTATGAATACTAA
- the cpsD gene encoding chromosome partitioning ATPase: MKNSDLSKKPFIITIASTKGGSAKSTNAANIGAFCADHGLKTLLIDTDTQPTLSTYFSLDYVAPGGIHEFLTYQDVKPNHIISKTSLPNLDLIQSNDPTNNVSQMLRNAPDGAIRFSFLLKKLQGYDLIIVDTRGTRDITVDMSVLAADLLFCPILPHILSAKEFIRGTIGMYQELQTFEAFGFKLPPLKAVPNCVDHTNDVKFVLGQLKQLFEQNLSEDKTLLEFHIPDKVAYREAATYSLPVYRHSKAEYDIIKSLCSLLLPQFIAHFEQVQGGSNG, translated from the coding sequence ATGAAAAATTCAGACTTATCTAAAAAACCATTTATCATTACCATTGCTTCAACTAAAGGTGGTTCAGCAAAAAGTACAAATGCGGCGAATATTGGTGCATTTTGTGCAGATCACGGGTTGAAAACCTTACTAATTGATACTGATACGCAACCGACACTCAGTACTTATTTTTCCTTAGATTACGTTGCTCCCGGCGGTATTCATGAGTTTTTAACTTATCAAGATGTTAAGCCGAATCATATTATTTCAAAAACTTCCCTACCTAATTTAGACCTCATTCAATCTAATGATCCGACTAATAACGTCAGTCAAATGTTGCGTAATGCACCTGATGGCGCCATTCGTTTTAGTTTTTTGCTAAAAAAATTACAAGGCTATGATCTCATTATTGTAGATACGCGTGGTACACGAGATATTACGGTAGATATGTCCGTTCTTGCTGCCGATTTATTATTTTGTCCAATTTTGCCTCATATTCTATCTGCCAAAGAATTTATTCGTGGTACGATCGGTATGTACCAGGAGCTTCAGACTTTTGAGGCTTTTGGCTTTAAGCTTCCTCCACTTAAAGCAGTACCAAACTGTGTTGATCATACGAATGATGTCAAATTTGTGCTTGGACAGCTCAAGCAGTTATTTGAGCAAAATCTGAGTGAAGATAAAACCCTTTTGGAATTCCATATTCCCGATAAAGTTGCCTACCGTGAAGCGGCTACTTATTCATTACCGGTTTATCGTCATAGCAAAGCTGAATATGACATTATTAAATCACTTTGTTCCCTGTTATTACCTCAATTTATCGCTCACTTTGAACAAGTTCAAGGAGGTTCTAATGGGTAA
- the mltC gene encoding membrane-bound lytic murein transglycosylase C has product MKKYLMLALIPFLYACSGSVNKGVNYDEAFSKDTQGLDILTSQFSHNIDQIWGVNELLVASRKDYVKYTDHYYTRSHVSFDEGTITVETHTDTQHLYNAIVHILLMGSDAKGIDLFASGDVPISSRPFLVGQVIDNHGKQITDTAIAGNFANYLIQNKLRTRRLSNGKNVIFVVIPMIANHVAVRAQKYVPYVRKSARQYGIDESLILGIMQTESSFNPYAISYANAMGLMQVVPHTAGRDVFQMKGRGGQPSKSYLFDPVKNIDTGAAYLWLLQNKYLDGITNPTSKRFAMISAYNSGAGAVLRVFDSDRDAAIAKINQMYPEQVYRILTTRHPSSQARNYLVKVDKAQKSYRVRR; this is encoded by the coding sequence ATGAAAAAATATTTGATGTTAGCGCTGATTCCCTTTTTGTACGCCTGTAGTGGTTCGGTAAATAAAGGGGTCAATTATGATGAAGCGTTTTCTAAAGATACCCAAGGGTTAGATATCTTAACCAGTCAATTTTCCCATAATATCGATCAAATTTGGGGCGTTAATGAACTCTTGGTCGCAAGTCGAAAAGACTATGTAAAATATACTGATCATTATTATACTCGTAGTCATGTTAGCTTTGATGAGGGAACTATAACCGTAGAAACCCATACCGATACACAGCATTTATATAATGCAATTGTGCATATATTATTAATGGGTTCTGATGCAAAAGGAATTGATTTATTTGCTTCCGGTGATGTGCCGATAAGTTCCCGTCCGTTTTTAGTCGGGCAAGTTATTGATAATCATGGCAAGCAAATTACTGATACCGCTATTGCGGGTAACTTTGCTAATTATCTTATTCAAAATAAATTACGCACTCGACGACTAAGCAATGGAAAAAATGTCATATTTGTAGTCATCCCAATGATCGCTAACCACGTTGCGGTGCGCGCACAAAAATATGTACCTTATGTGCGTAAATCCGCGCGTCAATATGGCATTGATGAAAGTTTAATTCTCGGTATTATGCAAACGGAATCCAGTTTTAACCCGTATGCGATTAGTTACGCTAATGCCATGGGCTTGATGCAAGTTGTGCCGCATACTGCCGGACGTGATGTGTTCCAAATGAAAGGACGCGGTGGACAACCGTCGAAAAGTTATTTATTTGATCCTGTTAAAAATATTGATACCGGTGCAGCTTATTTGTGGTTGTTGCAAAATAAATATTTAGATGGCATTACTAACCCAACGTCGAAACGTTTTGCGATGATTTCAGCGTATAACAGCGGTGCTGGCGCAGTATTGCGGGTTTTTGATTCAGATCGTGATGCAGCGATTGCCAAAATTAACCAAATGTATCCGGAACAGGTTTATCGTATATTAACTACCCGCCATCCATCTTCCCAAGCGAGAAATTATTTGGTGAAAGTAGATAAAGCACAAAAAAGTTATCGCGTTAGACGATAG
- a CDS encoding putative Fe(2+)-trafficking protein has product MARTVFCEYLKQEADGLDFQFYPGELGKRIFDHISKQAWAEWMKKQTMLVNEKKLNMMNVEHRQLLEKEMVNFLFEGKEVHIEGYVPPTEK; this is encoded by the coding sequence ATGGCAAGAACGGTGTTTTGTGAATATCTAAAGCAAGAGGCAGACGGATTGGATTTTCAATTCTATCCTGGCGAATTAGGAAAACGTATTTTTGATCATATTAGTAAACAGGCGTGGGCAGAATGGATGAAAAAACAAACCATGCTGGTGAATGAAAAAAAACTAAATATGATGAATGTCGAACATCGTCAATTATTGGAAAAAGAAATGGTGAATTTTTTGTTTGAAGGCAAAGAGGTTCATATTGAAGGTTATGTTCCACCGACAGAAAAATAA
- the mutY gene encoding A/G-specific adenine glycosylase translates to MQAKSSVSSPFVKAILTWYDKFGRKTLPWQQQKTLYGVWLSEVMLQQTQVTTVIPYFERFIKTFPTMTALADAPLDEVLHLWTGLGYYARARNLHRAAQVVRDQFHGEFPTDFQDVWDLPGVGRSTAGAILSSVLNQPYPILDGNVKRVLTRYFALAGWPGEKKVEDKLWQLSAEVTPTEKVADFNQAMMDIGSLICTRGKPKCSLCPIAEHCQARIMQKQTEYPSKKVKKSLPERESYFLILACQGKIVLEQRPARGLWGGLYCFPQFAQKQDLLEALQQQGITRYEEWVAFRHTFSHFHLTIYPIYAEIERTFCLGNRSNERSDEKKIAETGAEYQSSVLSAIKYWYDPQNPDQIGLAAPVKNLLLQFQKRK, encoded by the coding sequence ATGCAGGCAAAATCTTCCGTTAGCTCCCCCTTCGTAAAAGCGATTTTAACTTGGTATGATAAATTCGGGCGAAAAACCTTACCTTGGCAGCAACAGAAAACTCTGTATGGCGTTTGGTTGTCGGAGGTGATGTTGCAGCAAACTCAAGTGACCACGGTTATTCCCTATTTTGAGCGCTTTATCAAAACGTTCCCAACAATGACCGCACTTGCAGATGCGCCGCTGGATGAAGTATTACATTTGTGGACCGGATTAGGCTATTATGCGCGTGCGCGCAATTTGCATCGGGCAGCACAGGTAGTGCGAGATCAATTTCATGGCGAATTTCCCACGGATTTTCAGGACGTTTGGGACTTGCCGGGTGTCGGGCGCAGCACTGCCGGCGCCATTTTGTCTTCCGTATTGAACCAACCTTATCCCATTTTAGACGGAAATGTGAAACGGGTGTTGACTCGTTATTTTGCACTTGCAGGTTGGCCGGGTGAGAAAAAGGTGGAAGATAAACTTTGGCAGCTAAGTGCCGAGGTGACGCCGACGGAAAAGGTGGCGGATTTTAATCAAGCAATGATGGATATTGGTTCGCTGATTTGTACACGCGGCAAGCCGAAATGTTCTCTTTGCCCGATTGCCGAACATTGCCAAGCAAGAATAATGCAAAAACAAACAGAATACCCAAGTAAAAAAGTCAAAAAAAGCCTGCCGGAGCGGGAAAGTTATTTTTTAATTTTAGCCTGTCAAGGCAAGATCGTATTGGAACAACGTCCTGCACGAGGACTTTGGGGCGGGCTTTATTGCTTTCCACAATTTGCACAGAAACAAGATTTGCTTGAGGCGTTGCAACAACAAGGAATTACCCGTTATGAGGAGTGGGTAGCATTTCGCCATACTTTTAGTCATTTCCATCTCACTATTTATCCGATTTATGCGGAAATTGAACGAACTTTTTGCTTGGGAAACCGCTCTAATGAAAGATCTGATGAGAAAAAAATTGCAGAAACAGGGGCAGAATATCAATCTTCGGTATTAAGTGCGATCAAATATTGGTATGATCCGCAAAATCCTGATCAAATCGGACTGGCAGCGCCCGTCAAGAACTTATTACTTCAATTTCAAAAAAGGAAATGA
- the xylB gene encoding xylulose kinase translates to MYIGIDLGTSGVKAILLDEAQQILATASHALPISRPQPLWSEQHPQDWWQATNHAMLDLANQHDLSQVKAIGLTGQMHGATLLDSADQVLSPAILWNDGRSFAECAELEQLVPSSREITGNLMMPGFTAPKLKWMAKHQPHLAAQVAKVLLPKDYLRLLMTGEYASDMSDASGTMWLDVGKRAWNQDLLHACGLDMDNMPQLFEGNQITGYLRKDLAQQWKMKEVPVVAGGGDNAAGAIGVGLYQSGQAMLSLGTSGVYFVVTDKFSANPQKAVHSFCHTLPERWHLMSVILSATSAVDWAKKVTGIGDIQTLFQCVAQSAVNSEAIFLPYLSGERTPHNDPHAKGVFWGLTHNDDQASMVKAVIEGVSFALVDGIDVLHQTGVVADSIALIGGGAKSAYWRQLLADISGRTLEYRTGGDVGPALGAAKLAQIALNPQQDIAQFCQPLTLEATYQPNWQRHEYYQQKREKFANLYHQLRQFQ, encoded by the coding sequence ATGTATATCGGAATTGATTTAGGCACATCCGGCGTCAAAGCGATTTTGCTGGATGAGGCGCAACAGATTCTTGCCACCGCCAGCCACGCGCTTCCCATTTCTCGTCCGCAGCCGCTTTGGTCGGAACAACATCCGCAAGACTGGTGGCAGGCGACCAATCATGCTATGTTGGACTTGGCAAATCAACATGACCTTAGCCAAGTAAAAGCCATCGGGTTAACCGGACAAATGCATGGCGCCACCTTGCTGGATAGCGCCGATCAAGTCTTGTCACCCGCGATTTTATGGAATGATGGGCGTAGTTTTGCCGAATGCGCCGAATTGGAACAATTGGTGCCAAGTAGTCGCGAAATTACTGGAAATCTGATGATGCCGGGCTTTACTGCGCCGAAATTAAAATGGATGGCGAAACATCAACCTCACCTTGCCGCCCAGGTGGCGAAAGTGCTGTTACCCAAGGATTATTTACGTTTATTGATGACCGGTGAATATGCCTCCGATATGTCGGATGCGTCCGGAACAATGTGGCTGGATGTTGGCAAGCGGGCTTGGAACCAAGATTTACTTCATGCTTGCGGGCTAGATATGGATAATATGCCGCAACTGTTTGAAGGCAATCAAATCACCGGTTATTTACGTAAAGATTTGGCGCAACAATGGAAAATGAAAGAAGTGCCGGTGGTGGCGGGCGGTGGCGATAATGCGGCGGGCGCCATTGGCGTTGGATTATATCAAAGCGGGCAGGCAATGCTATCGCTCGGTACCTCCGGCGTGTATTTTGTGGTCACTGATAAATTTAGCGCTAATCCGCAAAAAGCGGTGCATAGTTTTTGCCATACCTTACCCGAGCGTTGGCATTTAATGTCCGTGATTTTAAGTGCCACATCGGCGGTGGACTGGGCGAAAAAAGTAACTGGCATCGGCGATATTCAAACGCTGTTTCAGTGTGTTGCACAAAGTGCGGTCAATTCTGAAGCGATTTTTTTGCCTTATCTTTCCGGCGAAAGAACGCCGCACAACGACCCGCACGCCAAAGGTGTCTTTTGGGGATTGACCCACAATGATGACCAAGCGAGTATGGTGAAAGCGGTGATTGAGGGGGTAAGTTTTGCGTTGGTGGACGGAATTGACGTGTTGCACCAAACCGGCGTGGTCGCCGACAGTATTGCGTTAATCGGTGGCGGTGCGAAAAGTGCTTATTGGCGCCAATTGTTGGCGGATATTAGCGGCAGAACCCTAGAATATCGCACCGGCGGCGATGTCGGTCCGGCATTGGGCGCAGCAAAACTGGCACAAATCGCGCTCAATCCGCAACAAGATATTGCGCAATTTTGCCAGCCTTTAACCCTAGAAGCCACATATCAACCAAATTGGCAGCGGCATGAATATTACCAACAAAAACGCGAGAAATTTGCTAACTTGTACCATCAGCTTAGACAATTTCAGTGA
- the xylA gene encoding xylose isomerase, with product MSNYFDKIAKVQYEGVNSTNPFAFKHYNPQEVILGKTMEEHLRLAVCYWHTFCWEGNDMFGVGSLNRSWQKVSNPLEAAKQKAEIAFEFLQKLGVPYYCFHDVDVAPEGNSYAEYVKNFNTIVDLLEQKQAETGVKLLWGTANCFSNPRYMSGAATNPNPEIFARAAAQVFNAMNATKRLGGENYVLWGGREGYETLLNTDLRREREQIGRFMQMVVEHKHKIGFKGTLLIEPKPQEPTKHQYDYDVATVYGFLKQFGLEKEIKVNIEANHATLAGHTFQHEIATAASLDILGSIDANRGDPQLGWDTDQFPNSVEENTLALYEILKAGGFTTGGFNFDAKIRRQSTDPYDLFHGHIGAIDVLALSLKRAAKLLEDKALENIVEQRYAGWRGELGQQILSGKSSLEALAKAAENLDPQPVSGQQEYLENIVNHYIYR from the coding sequence ATGTCCAACTACTTCGACAAAATCGCGAAAGTGCAATATGAAGGTGTAAATTCAACAAATCCGTTTGCGTTTAAACATTACAATCCACAGGAAGTGATTTTAGGTAAAACCATGGAAGAACATCTGCGTTTAGCGGTATGTTATTGGCATACGTTTTGTTGGGAAGGCAATGATATGTTTGGGGTTGGATCGCTTAACCGTAGCTGGCAAAAAGTCTCTAATCCGTTAGAAGCAGCAAAACAAAAAGCGGAAATTGCCTTTGAATTTTTGCAAAAATTAGGCGTGCCATATTATTGTTTTCATGATGTGGATGTGGCGCCTGAGGGTAATTCTTATGCGGAATATGTAAAAAACTTTAATACCATTGTCGATTTATTAGAACAAAAACAAGCGGAAACCGGCGTGAAATTGTTATGGGGTACTGCAAACTGCTTTAGTAATCCGCGCTATATGTCAGGCGCGGCGACCAACCCAAATCCTGAAATTTTTGCGCGAGCAGCGGCTCAAGTGTTCAATGCGATGAATGCAACCAAACGTTTAGGCGGGGAAAACTATGTGCTTTGGGGCGGTCGAGAGGGTTATGAAACCTTGCTTAACACGGATTTACGTCGTGAACGTGAACAAATTGGTCGTTTTATGCAAATGGTGGTGGAACATAAACATAAAATCGGCTTTAAAGGCACGTTGTTGATCGAACCAAAACCGCAAGAGCCAACAAAACATCAATATGATTATGATGTTGCTACCGTTTATGGTTTCTTAAAACAATTTGGTTTGGAAAAAGAAATTAAAGTGAATATTGAAGCCAATCATGCGACATTGGCGGGTCATACGTTCCAACATGAAATTGCAACAGCCGCTTCACTTGATATTCTAGGCTCTATTGACGCGAACCGCGGTGATCCGCAATTAGGCTGGGATACCGATCAATTCCCAAATAGCGTGGAAGAAAATACGCTGGCGCTTTATGAAATCTTAAAAGCGGGAGGCTTTACCACCGGCGGCTTTAACTTTGATGCAAAAATCCGTCGTCAAAGTACTGATCCTTATGATCTTTTCCATGGTCATATTGGCGCCATTGATGTGCTTGCCTTGTCATTAAAACGTGCGGCGAAATTGCTTGAAGATAAAGCCTTAGAAAATATTGTGGAACAACGTTATGCAGGTTGGCGCGGTGAATTAGGTCAACAAATTTTAAGTGGCAAATCATCCCTTGAAGCCTTGGCAAAAGCCGCGGAAAATTTAGATCCGCAACCGGTTTCAGGACAACAAGAATATCTTGAAAATATCGTCAATCATTATATCTATCGTTAA
- the patB gene encoding cystathionine beta-lyase PatB has protein sequence MKLFSDHYVDRSTSYSAKWSSLYDNPNIISMSVADMDLPSPLLLINQLKKQAEIGIYGYTILPRNYNEIVKNYILRHYNYNVLDEYIVFCPRIIQAISIYIREFTKITDRIGTFIPSYSNILNIILHNQRTLEFCELDYQDGNYSINFEELEKCFQKINTFILISPHNPTGIVWSREELQRIAELAEKYKVFIISDDIHADFNFSSKKHIVISALNKYVEYHSMICTSPTKTFNIPGLEISNIIIANKGVREKFKQCMLELGLHNPNFFSIPAIMSAYQFCDDWIKELKTYILENKEFVNKFLTKEIPELKVTNSKGTFLVWINYEKLNINERKLKHWFVELSGVEVSWGSDFFTDKPFFRMNIALPKPLLKESLYKIKHGLMLLKKEDFYYE, from the coding sequence ATGAAATTATTTTCTGATCATTATGTGGATAGATCAACTAGTTATAGTGCCAAATGGTCATCTTTGTATGATAATCCAAATATCATTTCTATGTCTGTTGCAGATATGGATTTACCGTCCCCTCTATTATTAATTAATCAGCTTAAAAAACAAGCTGAAATAGGTATATATGGTTATACTATCTTACCCAGAAATTACAATGAGATTGTAAAAAATTATATCTTACGCCACTATAATTATAATGTATTAGATGAATATATTGTTTTTTGCCCAAGAATCATTCAAGCTATATCTATTTATATACGGGAATTTACAAAGATAACTGATCGAATAGGTACATTTATTCCGTCTTATTCTAACATTTTAAATATTATATTACATAATCAACGTACTTTAGAATTTTGTGAGTTAGATTACCAAGATGGAAACTATAGTATAAACTTTGAAGAATTGGAAAAATGTTTTCAGAAGATTAATACCTTTATTTTAATTTCCCCTCATAATCCAACAGGTATTGTTTGGTCAAGAGAAGAATTACAAAGAATTGCTGAACTAGCTGAAAAGTATAAAGTTTTTATAATATCTGATGATATTCATGCTGATTTTAATTTTTCAAGTAAGAAACATATCGTGATTTCTGCTCTTAATAAATATGTTGAATATCATTCAATGATTTGTACATCACCAACAAAAACATTCAACATTCCTGGGTTAGAAATATCTAACATCATTATTGCAAATAAAGGAGTTAGAGAAAAATTTAAGCAATGTATGTTAGAGCTAGGTTTACATAACCCAAACTTTTTTTCTATTCCAGCTATCATGTCTGCTTATCAATTTTGTGATGATTGGATCAAAGAATTAAAAACTTATATTTTAGAAAATAAAGAGTTTGTTAATAAATTTTTAACTAAGGAAATTCCCGAGTTAAAGGTTACAAATAGTAAAGGTACTTTTCTCGTATGGATCAATTATGAAAAATTAAATATTAATGAACGTAAATTAAAACATTGGTTTGTCGAACTATCTGGAGTTGAAGTTTCTTGGGGAAGTGACTTTTTTACAGACAAACCTTTTTTTAGAATGAATATTGCATTACCAAAACCTTTATTAAAAGAAAGTTTATATAAAATTAAACATGGCTTAATGTTATTGAAAAAAGAGGATTTCTATTATGAGTAA
- the mleN_2 gene encoding Na(+)/H(+) antiporter, giving the protein MSKNIRTPTLLEASAPILIMLFLLGIGYALFDLPPEPLMVISCIFAGGLVKYLGHSYQDMLGSISAKIAKTMPALLILITVGLLIGTWIAGGTIPMMIYYGLKVINPKFVYITALVLTSIVSICTGTSWGSAGTVGVAFMGVAIGLEANLAATAGAVVAGAYFGDKLSHCLTQQILPLRRLA; this is encoded by the coding sequence ATGAGTAAAAATATTCGAACTCCAACATTATTAGAAGCATCTGCACCAATCCTAATTATGTTATTTTTATTAGGCATAGGATACGCATTATTTGATTTACCTCCTGAGCCACTGATGGTAATTTCCTGTATTTTTGCAGGAGGTCTAGTAAAATATTTGGGGCATAGTTACCAAGATATGCTAGGCTCTATTTCTGCAAAAATTGCTAAAACAATGCCAGCCTTACTAATATTAATTACAGTAGGCTTATTAATCGGAACTTGGATTGCTGGCGGAACAATTCCAATGATGATTTATTATGGATTAAAGGTTATTAATCCTAAATTTGTTTATATTACAGCCTTGGTATTAACCTCTATAGTTTCTATTTGTACAGGTACATCTTGGGGCTCTGCTGGGACAGTTGGCGTTGCTTTTATGGGTGTTGCTATTGGACTAGAGGCAAATCTTGCAGCTACAGCCGGAGCAGTCGTTGCTGGTGCTTACTTTGGTGATAAGCTATCTCATTGTCTGACACAACAAATATTGCCTCTGCGGCGGCTGGCGTAG
- the mleN_3 gene encoding Na(+)/H(+) antiporter, with product MSDTTNIASAAAGVDLYEHIAHLLYTTLPSFMLAAIAYIVYGTTGNLQDVTTPEKVLSMINGLENIYHFNVLMLLLPVVIILWGSITKKPTIPVMLLSAAVAIFNAIIIQNFSLHDVINSAVNGFNVSMLSDNTVVSADLARLLNRGGMNSMMGTLLICFCALSFAGILSLSGALEVIINHLLKFVQSTFSLIFTTILCGLTMIGVTCNGQISILIPGEMLKDAYTERGLHPKNLSRTVEDSATIVEPILPWTAAGAYMAGTLGVETLSYLPWAILCWSGIVFAMIWGATGFGIAKIK from the coding sequence TTGTCTGACACAACAAATATTGCCTCTGCGGCGGCTGGCGTAGATTTATATGAACATATTGCACACTTACTCTATACAACATTACCTTCTTTTATGCTAGCTGCTATCGCATATATTGTATATGGGACAACAGGTAATCTTCAAGATGTTACAACTCCTGAAAAAGTACTATCTATGATAAATGGATTAGAAAATATTTATCATTTTAACGTCCTAATGTTACTTCTTCCCGTCGTTATTATTTTGTGGGGTTCAATCACAAAAAAACCAACAATCCCCGTTATGCTATTATCTGCTGCAGTCGCAATATTTAACGCAATTATCATCCAAAACTTTTCATTACATGATGTAATTAATAGTGCTGTTAATGGATTTAACGTCTCAATGTTGTCTGACAATACAGTGGTAAGTGCAGATCTCGCTCGTTTATTAAATCGTGGCGGAATGAATTCAATGATGGGAACATTGTTAATCTGTTTCTGTGCATTATCCTTTGCTGGAATTCTCTCACTTAGCGGTGCATTAGAAGTAATTATCAATCACTTACTTAAATTCGTACAATCAACATTTTCTTTAATTTTCACTACTATTCTGTGTGGCTTAACAATGATTGGGGTAACTTGTAACGGTCAAATTTCAATTCTTATCCCTGGAGAAATGTTGAAAGATGCTTACACTGAAAGAGGCTTACACCCTAAGAATTTAAGTCGAACAGTAGAGGATTCTGCAACAATCGTTGAACCAATCTTACCTTGGACTGCCGCCGGTGCATATATGGCAGGTACATTAGGAGTAGAAACTTTATCCTACTTACCTTGGGCTATTCTATGTTGGAGTGGTATCGTATTTGCAATGATCTGGGGAGCAACAGGCTTTGGCATTGCTAAAATAAAATAA